A single Mycolicibacterium cosmeticum DNA region contains:
- a CDS encoding IS30 family transposase: MPRGIPASRALKRELLDRVCRGQSVTAAEIAMGVSHGLGHQWWHKAGGMTLTTGRRGGVADVIEQDRPGGPGHRISLAERVEIMRGLDDELSYAEIGRRIGRDRSVVWKEIRRNRGDDGDYHALMAHARSKNKAKRPKAFRLNDPKLCAAVETWMDDGWSPRLIAQVLAQDHPADKLMQVSHETIYQSLYVQARGSLRADLHKSLSTKRAARKTRGQVRGPRGAYASGEEFRISDRPAEAADRAVPGHWEGDLIMGAGNTSAIGTLVERSTRFTILLHLPVDHTAEAVATAMIAAMGELPEHLRRSITWDRGSEMAQWRHIHLQLKAPVYFCNPHSPWQRGTNENTNRLLRHWFEKGTDLAGYTRADLKRVQDKLNTRPRPTLDLDTPAQRLAALISQTA; encoded by the coding sequence GTGCCGAGAGGGATTCCTGCGTCGCGGGCATTGAAGCGGGAGCTTCTTGATCGGGTGTGTCGGGGGCAGTCGGTGACAGCGGCTGAAATAGCGATGGGCGTGTCGCACGGGCTGGGCCATCAGTGGTGGCATAAGGCTGGTGGGATGACGCTTACAACGGGTCGGCGCGGCGGTGTCGCCGATGTGATCGAGCAGGATCGGCCGGGCGGGCCTGGGCATCGGATCAGCCTGGCTGAGCGTGTAGAGATCATGCGAGGGCTCGACGATGAGTTGAGCTATGCCGAGATCGGGCGCCGGATCGGGCGCGACCGGTCGGTCGTGTGGAAAGAGATCCGCCGTAACCGAGGTGATGACGGGGACTATCACGCGTTGATGGCTCATGCTCGATCTAAGAATAAAGCCAAGCGACCCAAGGCATTCAGGCTCAATGATCCGAAGCTGTGCGCGGCGGTGGAAACGTGGATGGACGACGGGTGGAGCCCGCGGTTGATTGCGCAGGTGTTGGCCCAAGATCATCCCGCTGACAAGCTGATGCAGGTGAGCCACGAAACGATCTACCAGAGTCTGTACGTCCAGGCCCGTGGCAGTCTTCGTGCCGATCTGCATAAGAGTCTCTCGACCAAACGGGCGGCCCGAAAAACGCGTGGCCAGGTCCGTGGTCCCCGCGGGGCCTACGCCAGCGGCGAGGAATTCCGCATCAGCGATCGCCCCGCCGAGGCTGCTGACCGGGCAGTACCCGGACACTGGGAAGGCGACCTGATCATGGGGGCCGGCAATACCAGCGCGATCGGCACCTTGGTCGAGCGCAGCACCCGGTTCACGATCTTGCTGCATCTGCCGGTCGACCATACTGCCGAGGCCGTAGCCACCGCGATGATCGCGGCGATGGGCGAGCTACCCGAGCATCTACGCCGTTCGATCACGTGGGACCGTGGCTCTGAGATGGCTCAATGGCGTCACATCCACCTGCAGCTCAAGGCGCCGGTCTACTTCTGCAATCCGCATTCACCCTGGCAGCGCGGCACCAATGAGAACACCAACCGACTCTTGCGGCATTGGTTCGAAAAGGGCACCGACCTAGCCGGTTACACCAGAGCCGACCTCAAACGTGTTCAAGACAAACTCAATACACGGCCCAGGCCCACCCTGGACCTCGATACCCCAGCCCAACGTCTCGCCGCCCTCATTAGCCAAACAGCCTGA
- a CDS encoding NAD(P)/FAD-dependent oxidoreductase: MDVRSEISQLDPAARAALAEKIRNRLSRNDNRSTDYDVAIAGGGVAALTLGLELRKSRPDTRIVVVEPRPHPVPEITHTVGESTVEISAHYLRDRLGLGDHLSTAQLRKMGLRMFFTRGDNSDIAARMELGSSCFVPQVTYQVDRGRLENELHRRCLDAGIDIVGGRVRSVQLSAAGPHTVTCQDADTSTEITARWVVDASGRNRALARQLDLKRANEHRCNAVWFRVATEIDVGRWSDDPKWQARLVEGDRAMSTNHLMGDGYWVWLIRLASGATSVGIVADPDFHRFDEFNTLPKALAWLRAHEPQCAAVLAANDALIRDFRVMKKYSHGVAKAFDGTQHWAITGDAGIFLDPLYSSGLDLVAVGNGLITDMVTRDLDGEDVTARAQISDTLFRSLTDMWLAVYQGQYTLMGTPAVMSAKIIWDVAFYWGFIGLLYANDRFTRVADEPDFVPQLEGLIALSNRMQRFFREWARIEHRDAPADFVDLYAPLNFMVTLHAAMMDEPASFLDRFEANALLLRQVAGQLVDTVIADKSGCFDDDETVRQLQVWQRDTLLRELREIYRREQHQHPVSPDWIVMAAPAMQAS, encoded by the coding sequence GTGGACGTTCGATCGGAGATCTCGCAACTGGATCCGGCGGCACGTGCCGCGCTGGCCGAGAAGATACGTAACCGTTTGTCCCGCAACGACAATCGTTCGACCGACTATGACGTAGCCATCGCGGGCGGCGGGGTGGCGGCCCTGACCCTCGGGCTGGAATTGCGCAAGTCCCGCCCGGACACCCGCATCGTGGTGGTCGAACCGCGCCCGCACCCGGTCCCCGAGATCACCCACACCGTCGGGGAGTCCACCGTCGAGATCTCGGCGCACTACCTCCGGGACCGGCTCGGTCTGGGCGACCACCTGAGCACCGCCCAACTGCGCAAGATGGGCTTGCGGATGTTCTTCACCCGCGGCGACAACTCCGATATCGCCGCCCGGATGGAGCTGGGCAGTTCGTGCTTCGTCCCGCAGGTGACCTATCAGGTCGACCGCGGCAGGTTGGAGAACGAACTGCACCGGCGCTGCCTTGACGCCGGCATCGACATCGTCGGCGGCCGGGTGCGGTCCGTGCAGTTGAGCGCCGCGGGACCGCACACCGTCACCTGCCAGGACGCCGACACCAGCACCGAGATCACCGCGCGCTGGGTGGTCGACGCCTCCGGCAGGAACCGGGCATTGGCCCGGCAGCTGGATCTCAAGCGTGCCAACGAGCATCGGTGCAACGCCGTGTGGTTCCGTGTCGCCACGGAAATCGACGTCGGTCGATGGAGTGACGATCCCAAGTGGCAGGCCCGCCTCGTCGAGGGTGACCGCGCGATGTCGACCAATCATCTGATGGGAGACGGTTACTGGGTATGGCTGATCCGGCTGGCGTCCGGTGCGACCAGCGTGGGGATCGTCGCCGACCCGGACTTCCACCGGTTCGACGAGTTCAACACCCTACCCAAGGCCCTGGCCTGGTTGCGGGCCCACGAACCTCAGTGCGCCGCGGTGCTCGCCGCCAACGACGCCCTCATCAGGGACTTCCGGGTGATGAAGAAGTACAGCCACGGCGTCGCGAAGGCCTTCGACGGCACGCAGCACTGGGCGATCACCGGCGACGCGGGCATCTTCCTGGATCCGCTGTACTCGTCGGGTCTCGATCTGGTGGCCGTGGGCAACGGACTCATCACCGATATGGTCACCCGCGACCTCGACGGAGAGGACGTGACCGCCCGAGCGCAGATCAGTGACACCCTGTTCCGCTCACTCACCGACATGTGGCTGGCGGTATATCAGGGGCAGTACACCCTGATGGGCACCCCCGCGGTGATGTCGGCGAAGATCATCTGGGATGTGGCCTTCTACTGGGGATTCATCGGGCTGCTGTACGCGAACGACCGGTTCACCCGGGTAGCCGACGAGCCGGACTTCGTGCCGCAGTTGGAAGGCCTGATCGCGCTGAGCAACCGGATGCAGCGATTCTTCCGGGAATGGGCGCGCATCGAGCACCGCGACGCCCCGGCAGACTTCGTCGATCTCTACGCCCCACTGAACTTCATGGTGACCCTGCACGCCGCGATGATGGACGAGCCGGCGAGCTTCCTGGACCGGTTCGAGGCCAACGCGCTGCTGCTCCGGCAGGTGGCCGGTCAGCTGGTCGACACCGTGATCGCGGACAAATCGGGGTGCTTCGACGATGACGAAACGGTGCGCCAGCTGCAGGTTTGGCAGCGCGATACCCTGCTGCGCGAGCTGCGCGAGATCTATCGCCGCGAGCAACACCAGCACCCGGTGAGCCCCGATTGGATAGTCATGGCCGCACCCGCGATGCAGGCGAGCTGA
- a CDS encoding type I polyketide synthase: MTATDNPPQPLAIVGIGCRFPGDGDTPAKFWDLLCRGVDATGVVPESRWNAMRFWDPHPAKVGKIVTRRGGFLREIDRFDPQFFGISPREAHSMDPQQRLLLEVTWEALEDGGVPADRLAGTDVGVFVGGFTLDYQLLQNQGRASRYRFKAHSATGMMMTMLANRISFAFDFRGPSMAVDTACSSSLVAVHLAAQSIWNGECDVALAGGVNVMVGPNTAIAESRSGFLSPEGRSKAFDDAADGYARGEGAAVVLIKPLAAALADGDDIYAQILGTAVSQDGRTDGITVPREEAQQAAITSALRRAGVRPGDVGYVEAHGTGTPVGDPIEMRALSRALTHDRPVQCPLLIGSVKTNIGHLEAGAGVAGLIKAAMVLKHGYIPATLHFRNPNRAVSLPELGLDVPASGRPFPAGQPRIAGVNSFGFGGTNAHVVLAGPPELTARPDAPPLRSAALLPLSARSEGALVAMAGRLADHLAADPTLSLPDLAYTLGQRRSHLNHRHTFLVTSTDDAHRQLRELADGGQIAAERLSVERPKLAFVCSGMGPQWWGMCRGLLDTLPVFADSIARTDRELSRYVEWSLSEELRRDEQTSRMSETQFAQPANFAVQVALAEQLAHWGITPDAVIGHSAGEVAAHYLAGLLDFEQAVRVVHHRSRLQQRTSGRGRMLAVGVDAETLMQTLDDATRAEFGARVSVAAINSPSAVTVAGDDAVLDDIVRQLDHAHIFNRRLTGAVPYHTHYMDAIKDDLFAALEDLESGPATVPLYSTVTGERLDGYRAGAAYWWQNARATVVFEPAVRRMLDDGFTHFVELGPHPVLASAIAETAGRQRVSVLATQRRREDDLPTLMNCAGSLYCLGHDLDWSALNPAQGARLLKLPTYPWQSKRFWTDTADVSEALFYDPVHPLLGQPISAVHPTWEAEFSVLTTPFLADHRVQGAVVVPGAVYVEMALAAARHTYGSNLSVDNLVLRRAVILDDTCDPVVRTTVNQDDGTVEFSAFTASADGEGKWVITATAELNTLPTAPRATEHPTLDHVSTLTADEFYTHTTALGFDYGERFRSVTAVTAGHDWARAGLSVPSCIGDELGWYSFHPALIDGAFQTLFGAPFGGQADGDEPFLPTRIRRCAVYGAPEPSMTVHVDVLSATRDAIESNITISGAGGATLAVFTGFTVQSLSASSRMSVDRIDKGLYELRWCQTDLSPNDARADVAEESSWLVLCDTAGFGAAVADCLRSRGHRVRTACHADVGAVTDTDEGWLLDPRNRDHPRELVQAHLNRDGDLAGILDFWPLDIPDHAESGELQDDPDIGVLTVVRLVKSLADHDTVKPRLHLITANAQPVPGTETLAVQQSPLWGLGRVIGHQEFAEHWGGLVDIDIRDDPAVVAARICDHVLTAQTDDQIALRGEHAYVPRLQPCSGLTKPFPTKLNPDATYVITGGAGALGRVVATYLADRGARHITLLGRSAVPPRASWASLGDGNPYRATVDAIRAVERLGAQVDTACVDVTDAHQVRDWLHRHLRSGGRPVRGIIHAAGVVDDQLLINMSEDDFLKVLSPKISGTWALHDAFIEENLDFFVLFGSAGSAIAAPGQANYAAANAFLDAFAHYRRSLGLPALTIGWGPWSVGMVEELKLEKIYAQRGIELITPAVGVRILDRLINQAVPHAIAISADWGRAREVGLGGRLPAMFSALETVDADASQGDAHGILDVLASTPEGERHAVVAEHVQRIVATVFDCGVDDFGLDDMLDDIGLDSMMAMEFRIRVNTLFSIDLSVLEILRGVSVNSLAARVLAELHHRHGPAETPTAVGGESDGEVDALLGGLSDDELRELLSELEDPTAGVGES; encoded by the coding sequence TTGACGGCGACCGACAACCCACCGCAGCCGCTGGCGATCGTCGGTATCGGTTGCCGCTTCCCGGGCGACGGCGATACGCCGGCGAAATTCTGGGATCTGCTCTGCCGCGGTGTCGACGCCACCGGCGTGGTTCCGGAGAGCCGATGGAACGCCATGCGCTTCTGGGATCCGCATCCGGCCAAGGTCGGCAAGATCGTGACCCGCCGCGGCGGATTCCTGCGCGAGATCGATCGGTTCGACCCACAGTTCTTCGGGATCTCGCCACGCGAGGCACATTCGATGGACCCGCAGCAGAGATTGCTCCTCGAGGTGACCTGGGAGGCCTTGGAGGACGGCGGCGTGCCCGCCGATCGGCTGGCCGGCACCGACGTGGGCGTGTTCGTCGGCGGCTTCACCCTCGACTATCAGCTGCTGCAGAACCAGGGGCGGGCCAGCCGATACCGGTTCAAGGCGCACTCGGCCACCGGGATGATGATGACGATGCTGGCCAACCGCATCTCGTTCGCCTTCGATTTCCGTGGTCCGAGCATGGCGGTGGATACGGCATGTTCGAGTTCACTGGTGGCGGTTCACCTTGCCGCCCAAAGCATCTGGAACGGCGAGTGTGACGTGGCGTTGGCGGGCGGGGTCAACGTCATGGTCGGGCCCAACACCGCGATCGCCGAATCCCGCAGCGGTTTCCTCAGCCCGGAAGGACGATCCAAGGCGTTCGACGACGCGGCCGACGGGTACGCCCGCGGCGAGGGCGCGGCCGTGGTGCTCATCAAACCGCTCGCCGCGGCGCTCGCAGACGGCGACGACATCTACGCCCAGATCCTCGGGACGGCCGTATCCCAGGACGGGCGCACCGACGGCATCACCGTCCCACGCGAGGAAGCCCAGCAGGCTGCCATCACCTCAGCCCTGCGGCGAGCCGGTGTGCGCCCCGGCGACGTCGGATACGTCGAGGCACACGGAACGGGCACGCCGGTGGGCGATCCCATCGAGATGCGGGCGTTGTCGCGGGCGCTCACCCACGATCGTCCGGTGCAGTGCCCCCTGCTGATCGGCTCGGTCAAGACCAACATCGGCCACCTGGAAGCCGGCGCCGGTGTCGCCGGGCTGATCAAGGCGGCCATGGTGCTCAAACACGGGTACATTCCCGCCACACTGCACTTCCGCAACCCCAACCGGGCGGTCTCGCTACCCGAACTCGGCCTCGACGTGCCGGCATCCGGCCGGCCGTTCCCGGCCGGACAGCCGCGCATTGCCGGAGTCAACTCGTTCGGTTTCGGGGGCACCAACGCGCATGTGGTGCTGGCCGGTCCGCCCGAACTCACGGCACGGCCCGATGCGCCGCCCCTGCGGTCGGCGGCGTTGCTACCGCTGTCAGCCCGCAGCGAGGGTGCGCTGGTCGCCATGGCGGGCCGGCTGGCCGATCATCTGGCCGCCGATCCGACGCTCAGCCTGCCCGATCTCGCCTACACCCTCGGGCAGCGGCGCAGCCACCTCAACCACCGCCACACCTTCCTCGTCACGAGCACCGACGACGCGCACCGGCAACTGCGCGAACTCGCCGACGGCGGGCAGATTGCCGCCGAACGGCTTTCGGTCGAGCGGCCGAAGCTGGCCTTCGTCTGCTCGGGGATGGGACCGCAGTGGTGGGGGATGTGCCGCGGCCTTCTCGACACCCTGCCGGTCTTCGCCGACAGCATCGCCCGCACCGACCGTGAACTGTCCCGATACGTGGAATGGTCGCTGTCGGAGGAATTGCGGCGCGACGAGCAGACCTCGCGGATGTCCGAAACACAGTTCGCCCAGCCGGCGAACTTCGCCGTGCAGGTCGCCCTCGCCGAACAACTGGCGCACTGGGGGATCACGCCGGACGCCGTCATCGGTCACAGCGCCGGCGAGGTCGCCGCCCATTACCTCGCCGGGTTGCTCGACTTCGAGCAGGCCGTTCGGGTGGTCCACCACCGCAGCCGTCTGCAACAACGCACCAGTGGGCGGGGCCGAATGCTGGCCGTGGGCGTCGACGCCGAGACCCTGATGCAGACACTCGACGATGCCACTCGTGCCGAGTTCGGAGCGCGGGTTTCGGTGGCCGCCATCAACAGTCCGTCCGCGGTCACGGTTGCCGGAGACGACGCGGTGCTCGACGATATCGTTCGTCAACTCGACCACGCCCACATCTTCAACCGTCGCCTGACGGGCGCCGTGCCCTATCACACGCACTACATGGACGCGATCAAAGACGATCTCTTCGCCGCGTTGGAGGATCTGGAATCCGGGCCGGCAACGGTGCCGCTGTATTCGACCGTCACCGGTGAGCGGTTGGACGGCTACCGGGCGGGTGCGGCGTACTGGTGGCAGAACGCCCGCGCCACCGTCGTGTTCGAACCGGCCGTTCGCCGCATGCTCGACGACGGTTTCACCCATTTCGTCGAACTGGGGCCGCACCCGGTGCTCGCCTCGGCCATCGCCGAAACAGCCGGGCGGCAGCGGGTTTCGGTGCTGGCCACCCAGCGTCGCCGCGAAGACGACCTGCCCACCCTGATGAACTGTGCCGGTTCGTTGTATTGCCTGGGCCACGATCTGGACTGGTCCGCGCTGAATCCGGCACAAGGGGCGCGGCTGCTCAAACTGCCGACCTATCCATGGCAGTCCAAGCGATTCTGGACCGATACCGCCGATGTCTCGGAGGCCCTGTTCTACGACCCGGTGCACCCGCTGTTGGGTCAGCCGATCAGTGCGGTGCACCCCACGTGGGAGGCCGAGTTCTCGGTGCTGACCACCCCGTTCCTCGCCGATCATCGGGTCCAGGGCGCCGTGGTGGTGCCGGGCGCGGTCTATGTCGAGATGGCGCTGGCGGCGGCACGGCACACGTACGGCTCGAACCTCAGCGTGGACAATCTCGTACTGCGCCGCGCCGTGATCCTGGATGACACCTGCGATCCCGTCGTGCGCACCACGGTCAACCAGGACGACGGCACGGTGGAGTTCTCGGCGTTCACCGCCTCCGCGGACGGGGAGGGCAAGTGGGTGATCACCGCCACCGCCGAACTGAACACCTTGCCCACGGCGCCCCGTGCGACAGAACATCCCACGCTCGACCACGTGAGCACACTGACCGCCGACGAGTTCTACACGCACACCACGGCCCTGGGTTTCGACTACGGGGAGCGGTTCCGCTCGGTCACCGCGGTGACTGCCGGTCACGACTGGGCGCGGGCGGGCCTGTCGGTCCCGTCGTGTATCGGTGACGAACTTGGCTGGTACAGCTTTCATCCGGCGTTGATCGACGGCGCCTTCCAAACGCTGTTCGGCGCCCCCTTCGGCGGCCAGGCCGATGGTGACGAACCCTTCCTGCCCACCCGAATCCGGCGCTGCGCGGTCTACGGTGCACCCGAGCCGTCGATGACGGTGCACGTCGACGTGCTGTCGGCGACCAGGGACGCCATCGAGAGCAATATCACGATCAGCGGGGCGGGCGGTGCCACCCTGGCCGTCTTCACCGGATTCACCGTGCAGTCGCTGAGTGCCTCCTCGCGCATGTCGGTCGACCGGATCGACAAGGGGCTCTACGAACTGCGCTGGTGCCAGACCGACCTGTCACCGAACGACGCCAGAGCCGATGTCGCAGAGGAGTCGTCATGGCTGGTGCTCTGTGACACTGCCGGTTTCGGCGCTGCGGTGGCCGACTGCTTGCGGTCACGAGGCCACCGCGTTCGTACGGCGTGCCACGCCGACGTCGGCGCCGTCACAGACACCGACGAGGGTTGGCTGCTCGATCCCCGAAACCGCGATCACCCGCGGGAGCTGGTACAAGCGCACCTGAACCGCGACGGTGACCTGGCGGGGATCCTGGACTTCTGGCCGCTCGATATCCCCGACCATGCGGAATCCGGTGAGCTGCAAGATGATCCGGATATCGGCGTGCTCACCGTCGTGCGGCTGGTGAAGTCGCTTGCCGACCATGACACCGTCAAGCCGCGGCTGCATCTCATCACCGCGAACGCCCAGCCGGTACCTGGCACGGAAACTCTTGCCGTGCAGCAATCTCCGCTCTGGGGTCTGGGCAGGGTCATCGGGCATCAGGAGTTCGCCGAGCACTGGGGTGGGCTGGTGGATATCGACATCCGCGACGACCCGGCCGTGGTGGCCGCCCGCATCTGCGATCACGTCCTCACCGCCCAGACCGATGACCAGATCGCCCTGCGCGGTGAGCACGCCTACGTGCCCCGCCTGCAGCCGTGTAGCGGACTGACCAAACCGTTTCCCACCAAGCTCAATCCCGATGCCACCTACGTCATCACGGGGGGAGCCGGAGCCCTGGGCCGGGTGGTGGCGACGTACCTGGCCGACCGCGGGGCCCGGCACATCACCCTGTTGGGGCGAAGCGCCGTCCCGCCCAGGGCCAGCTGGGCAAGCCTGGGAGACGGCAACCCGTACCGCGCGACCGTCGATGCGATCAGGGCCGTCGAACGTCTCGGGGCGCAGGTCGACACCGCCTGTGTGGACGTCACCGACGCGCACCAGGTCCGGGACTGGCTGCACCGGCACCTCCGGTCGGGCGGCCGACCGGTGCGGGGCATCATCCACGCCGCGGGTGTCGTCGACGATCAGCTGCTGATCAACATGAGTGAAGACGACTTCCTGAAAGTGCTGTCTCCCAAGATCTCCGGCACCTGGGCATTGCACGACGCGTTCATCGAAGAGAATCTCGACTTTTTCGTCCTGTTCGGCTCGGCCGGCTCGGCGATCGCGGCGCCCGGTCAGGCCAACTACGCGGCCGCGAACGCCTTCTTGGATGCGTTCGCCCACTATCGGCGGTCGCTGGGGTTGCCGGCACTGACCATCGGCTGGGGGCCTTGGTCGGTCGGCATGGTCGAGGAACTCAAGCTTGAGAAGATCTACGCGCAACGCGGTATCGAGCTGATCACCCCTGCCGTGGGAGTGCGGATCCTGGACAGGCTGATCAACCAGGCTGTGCCCCACGCCATCGCCATCAGTGCGGACTGGGGTCGGGCTCGGGAGGTGGGGTTGGGTGGCCGGCTACCCGCCATGTTCTCGGCGTTGGAGACCGTCGACGCGGATGCCTCCCAAGGCGACGCGCACGGGATCCTCGACGTTCTGGCTTCGACACCCGAAGGCGAGCGCCACGCGGTGGTCGCCGAGCACGTCCAACGCATCGTGGCGACGGTCTTCGATTGCGGTGTCGACGATTTCGGGCTCGATGACATGCTCGACGACATCGGACTGGATTCCATGATGGCGATGGAGTTCCGGATCAGGGTGAACACCTTGTTCTCCATCGA
- a CDS encoding cation:proton antiporter, protein MPAEIAIHFFLTLAVILGACRLVGAAAERIGQPRVVGEMIAGVVLGPSLLGRFAPGLQHELFPAGTSNVVLYTVAQVGLVLYMFVIGLNFDVNHVKERSGTATAVSVAGIVAPLALGALTALPLLGLGGFFGSGVTPAMAMMFLGASIAITAFPMLARIIFEKGLSGTPLGTLALACGAAADAISWCVLAVVLAVHRGNAATAVVAIGGGVLYTIIVLTVGRRGFGVLGRAAEQRRSVSPAMLSTVLITLMGCAWLTDVVGIYAIFGAFILGAAIPSGFLAQRLTDIIEPLTTTLLLPLFFVYSGLNTQIGLVNSAQLWAITLALLVVAIAGKGLACTAAARLCRVPAREALALGSLMNARGLIELILLNIGLQAGIITPTLFTMLVLVAIVTTLMCSPIFEFVYGRNRTADLSALEPGPRV, encoded by the coding sequence ATGCCCGCAGAGATCGCGATCCACTTCTTCCTGACCCTGGCCGTCATCCTCGGCGCATGCCGGCTGGTCGGCGCTGCCGCCGAGCGGATCGGCCAGCCTCGCGTCGTGGGGGAGATGATCGCCGGGGTGGTGCTGGGCCCCTCACTGCTGGGCCGGTTCGCACCGGGCCTGCAGCACGAGCTGTTCCCTGCCGGCACCTCGAACGTCGTGCTGTATACGGTGGCCCAGGTCGGGTTGGTGCTGTACATGTTCGTGATCGGGCTGAACTTCGATGTCAACCACGTCAAGGAGCGGTCCGGTACGGCGACGGCGGTATCGGTCGCCGGTATCGTCGCGCCGCTGGCGCTCGGCGCACTCACCGCCCTGCCCCTGCTCGGCCTCGGCGGTTTCTTCGGGTCAGGCGTCACCCCGGCCATGGCGATGATGTTCCTCGGGGCGTCGATCGCCATCACGGCTTTCCCGATGCTGGCCCGCATCATCTTCGAGAAAGGGCTGTCCGGTACACCTTTGGGCACGCTGGCGCTGGCCTGCGGTGCGGCGGCCGATGCCATCTCCTGGTGCGTGCTGGCGGTGGTGCTCGCGGTGCACCGCGGCAATGCTGCCACGGCCGTCGTCGCGATCGGCGGTGGAGTGCTCTACACCATCATCGTGCTGACGGTTGGCCGGCGCGGCTTCGGTGTGCTCGGCCGGGCGGCCGAGCAGCGCCGCAGTGTCTCGCCCGCCATGCTCAGCACGGTACTGATCACCCTGATGGGCTGCGCGTGGCTGACCGACGTCGTCGGCATCTACGCGATCTTCGGGGCCTTCATCCTGGGCGCCGCCATACCGTCGGGGTTCTTGGCCCAACGCCTCACCGACATCATCGAACCGCTCACCACGACGCTGTTGTTGCCGTTGTTCTTCGTCTACTCCGGCCTCAACACGCAGATCGGTCTGGTGAACAGTGCGCAGCTGTGGGCCATCACGCTGGCCCTGCTCGTGGTGGCGATCGCAGGTAAAGGGCTGGCGTGCACCGCCGCCGCCCGGCTGTGCCGGGTACCCGCACGTGAAGCGCTGGCTCTGGGATCGTTGATGAACGCGCGCGGGCTCATCGAACTCATCCTGCTCAACATCGGGCTGCAAGCCGGCATCATCACGCCGACCCTGTTCACCATGCTGGTGCTGGTCGCCATCGTCACGACGCTGATGTGCTCGCCGATCTTCGAATTCGTCTACGGCCGGAACCGGACTGCCGATCTTTCGGCGTTGGAGCCGGGCCCGCGCGTGTAG